The genomic DNA CTTTAACTTAGTAATTGGAATTATTACAGGAGTTGTAGCAATTTACTCTATGATTAAATTATATTCTTACTAGCTAATGGAAAAAGAAACAGATAATTTTTTTGAGCGTGTATATAAAATAGCAAGGTTGATTCCTTATGGAAGGGTAACTAGTTATGGAGCTATTGCTAAGTACTTAGGAGCAGTTCGCTCCGCAAGAATGGTAGGGTGGGCAATGAATAATTCAGGAAATCACAAAGAAGAAGTACCAGCGCACAGAGTTGTTAATCGGAAAGGATTACTTACAGGAAAGCATCATTTTGAAGGAACGAATTTAATGCAGCAATTATTAGAAAGTGAAGGTATTGAGGTTATTGATAATCAAATTCAAAACTTTGAAGAAGTGTTTTGGAACCCAAGTGAAGAGTTGTTGTAGAGAATCATAAAATACTTTAAGTTGTATGATTTTTATAGGATGAATTAACCGCTTTTATGGTCGTTGTAAATACGTTTTCCTTGTTGTTTATAAGGATTTATTAGAGCGTTAAAATTGGCAATTTAATCACTTTATTTTCTGAGGTCTAAAATGTATCTTTGTAGTCTAGAATTAATCTTAATCAAAAAATACTCCTCTTAAATATTATTGAAGTTGAACATATATTTTTAATCAATAAAAGCGCAGTTTTGAGAGGTATAAAGAATAAATAAAATTCCAATTGCGCATAATCTAATATGAAATAACGTATGAGTTTTAAGAAACAAGATATATATAAAGCATTAGAAACAATTACTGCACCAGGAGAAGGTAAGAGTTTGGTGGAAAATGAAAATATAACGAATGTAGTAGCATTTGGAGATGAGATAATTGTAGATGTAACAATTAATAACCCGACCTTACAGGCTAAAAAGAAGGTGGAGGTAGAAATTATTAAAGCAATCCATAAGCATATAAATGAGCAGCTTGAGGTAAAGGTAAATGTAAAAGTAGAGGTTGCTACTAAAGAGACTCCAAATCAAATAAGAGGGAAAGAAATCCCTAATATTCAAAATATTATAGCAATAGCTTCAGGAAAGGGAGGAGTAGGTAAATCTACTATTACTGCAAATACGGCAATTTCATTAGCTAAGATGGGGTTTAAAGTAGGAGTTTTAGATGCAGATGTTTACGGACCTTCTCAACATATTATGTTTGATGTAGAAAAAGAACGACCATTGTCTGTAAAAGTAGAAGGGCGTTCAAAAATGAAGCCTGTAGAAAATTATGGAGTTAAATTATTATCATTAGGTTTTTTTACGAATCCAGATCAAGCGGTAATTTGGCGCGGACCAATGGCTTCAAAAGCATTAAACCAATTAATCTTTGATGCTGATTGGGGGGAGCTAGATTTCTTATTGATAGATTTACCTCCAGGTACTGGAGATGTACATTTATCAATTGTTCAAGCATTACCAATAAATGGAGCGATGGTAGTAAGTACGCCCCAAAATATAGCATTAGCAGATGCTAAAAAAGGAGTAGCTATGTTTCAACAAGAAAGTATTAACGTTCCTGTATTAGGAATTGTAGAGAATATGGCATATTTTACTCCAGAAGAATTACCTGACAATAAATATTATATCTTTGGAAAGGATGGAGCAAAAAACTTAGCAGAAGATATTCACACAGAATTCTTAGGAGAAATCCCATTAGTACAAAGTATTCGTGAGGCAGGAGATGTTGGACGCCCTGTTGCTCTGCAAGAAAAGACTCCTTTAGAAACCGCTTTTGCAAACGTAACTAAAGAAATGGTTTCACAATTATTAAAAAGAAATGCAAACTTACCACCCACAGAAGTTGTACGAATAACAACAATGAGTGGTTGTAGCACAAAATAAGTAACGATTATGACGACACAAGAAATACAAAATAATGTAGAGAGAGCATTAGAAGAAATCCGTCCGTTTTTAGTAAGTGATGGTGGAGATATAACTTTATTATCTATTGAAAACAATAAAGTAAAGGTACGGTTAGAAGGAGCTTGTAGCGGGTGTTCTGTAAATCAAATGACTTTAAAAAATGGGGTAGAAGCAACAATTAAAAAATACGCTCCAGAGATAGAAGAAGTTATTAATGTAGCATAAACTATTTTGAATTAGGGTTAAAAAATTGAGCATTTTATTTAATTCGTTAAAGAGTTAGAAAAAGTCTTTATATTAAAGGAAACGAGTAAAAACATTATATTTTATCAAAATGATAAAAACAGATATATTAATCATAGGAGCAGGACCAACGGGGTTGTTTACTGTTTTTGAAGCAGGCCTATTAAAATTAAAATGCCATTTAATAGATGCATTGCCACAGCCAGGAGGGCAATGTTCAGAAATATATCCAAAGAAGCCTATTTATGATATTCCGGCATATCCAGAAATTTTAGCTGGAGATTTGACAAAAAATTTATTGGAACAAATTAAGCAATTTGAACCGGGATTTACTCTGGGAGAACGAGCTGATACTATTGAGAAGCAAGACGATGGTTCTTTTATAGTAACAACCAATAAAGGTACAAAGCATCATGCCCCAGTAGTGGCTATTGCTGGTGGGCTAGGTAGTTTTGAACCAAGAAAACCACCAATTCCAAATATTACAAGTTATGAAGATAGGGGGGTTGAGTATATGATTCGAGAACCAGAATTATATAGAAATAAAAATATCGTAATTGCTGGAGGAGGAGACTCTGCATTAGATTGGTCAATTTTCTTAACAGACGTAGCTAAATCAGTTACTTTGGTGCACCGTAGAAATGAATTTAGAGGAGCTTTAGATAGTGTAGATAGAGTTCAGGAGTTGAAAAACTTAGGAAAAATAAATTTAATAACTCCGGCAGAAGTAAAAGGAATTATAGGAGAAGAGTACGTTTCAGGAGTAGTAATTGCAGAAAAAGGTAGAGAGGAATATACGTTAGAGGTAGATCACTTTATTCCATTATTTGGATTATCTCCTAAGCTAGGCCCCATTGCAAATTGGGGGCTAGAAATAGAAAAGAACGCTATTAAGGTTAATAATGCACTTGATTATCAAACCAATGTTCCAGGGATATATGCAATAGGAGATGTAAATACTTATCCCGGTAAATTAAAATTAATTTTATGCGGTTTTCATGAGGCAACTTTAATGTGTCAAAGTGCATTTCAACGTATTTTTCCAGATAAAAAGTATGTAATGAAATATACTACAGTTGGGGGAGTAGAAGGGTTTGATGGTACGAAAAAAGAAGCACCAAAAGCGGTTGTAAAGGCAATTCAATAATATACAATGACCATACAATACTACATACAAGAGTTAGCAAAAGATAATTTAGCGATTGTAGCGTTGCCCATATTCTTTATTGCCATTGTATTGGAAGTAATTGTAGATCGTAAACATCATTTAGATTTATATTATGGTAAAGATACCTTCGTGTCGTTACTAATGATGATTTTTTCAGCTGTTATTGAATTTATTCCTAAAATAGTAGCATTTATAGCCTTTTTTTATCTGTATGAAGCTAGCCCATTAAAAGACGTTATAGGAAGGCAATGGTGGGCTTGGGTTTTATTATTTTTTGCAGATGATTTTTCTTATTATTGGTTCCATAGATTGAACCATCAAGTGAGGTTATTTTGGGCAGGTCATATTCCTCATCATTCTTCCGTAAAAATGAATTTTGGAACAGCTTTAAGACAAGGAGTTGGTGAGCGCATTCATAAGTTTTTCTTTTGGCTATGGATTCCTTTATTAGGCTTTGACCCACTAATGATTTTTACCATGATGGGAGTGAGTTTAATTTATCAATTTTGGGTACATACTGAGATGGTAGATAAACTGCCAAGATTTGTTGAGTATGTATTCAATACGCCTTCACATCACAGAGTTCACCATGCGTCTAATATTCGTTACTTGGATTGCAATCATGCGGGGGTTTTGATTATTTGGGATAGAATTTTTGGAACTTTTTCTGAAGAGTTAAAAGCACTTGATAAGCCAATATATGGGCTTACTGTAAATATAGAAACTTATAATCCCATAAAAGTGGCAACTCATGAATACCAAGCAATTATTAAAGATGTATTGCGTGCAGAGAAATGGAGCGACAAGTTAAACTATATTTTTAATGCCCCAGGGTGGAGTCATGATGGAGAAGATAAACGATCAAAAACATTGAGAACTAAATTAAAAGAAAGAGAAAATGTCGGTTGATATCAATATAAAAATAACAGATAGAGATGGAGTTACACATGATATTGTAGCTCCTACTGATATGGCAATGAATTTAATGGAGGTTGTTCGTTCATATGAATTAGCTCCCGAAGGAACTATAGGTATATGTGGAGGCATGGCAATGTGTGCCTCATGCCAATGCTACGTCATATCAGATCACCAACTTCCAGAAATGGGAGTTGATGAAGATATGATGTTGGCAGAAGCTTTTTATGTAGAAGATAATAGTCGTTTGGGTTGCCAAATACAAATAACTCCAGAAATGAATGGGTTAGAAGTACAATTAGCTCCTGAAAGTTAATATTATTAATTTAAATAAGGTATTAATTCCTTTTTCAGAGAGGCAAGCCATGTAGTTAACCTACTCTTGGTTAATTCAGGTTCGTTATCTTCATCAATTGCTAGTCCATAAAAAAGAGTTTCATTATAAAGAGCTTTAGATGCTGAGAAATCATAACCTTCGGTAGGCCACAGCCCAACTATTTTTCCTCCATTTTTTAAAACAACTTTGGCTAGTATTCCAACTCCATCAATAAAATACTCCCCATAACCATATTGATCTCCTAGTCCAAAAAAAGCGATTATCTTATTTGTAAAGTCAATCGTTTTGAACTCTTCGAAATAAAGCTCCCAGTCACTTTGTAAATCCCCATCATACCATGTAGATAAACCTATAAAAAGAATGTTGTGGTTAGTAAAGTCTTCTTTTTTAGCGTTTTGTACATCAATAACTTCAAGCTCGCATACATCCCAATAATCGACGATAGCGTGGGTGATTTCTTCCGTTATTCCTGTATCTGAACCGTATATTAAACCTATTTTTTTTGACATTTCTTTATTTGTAAACTATGTTAATTAAGCGTTAATCTCATCCTGATTTCTGTTTTGCGTCATTTTTATTTCCAATCACGTCATTTTTTAAAAACAAGGAGATATACTTTTGCAATATAACATTATTAAGATTAAATAAAAATAAATGATTCTTAAGGAAGCCCTTTCACTCAGAGAGTTATCGTTAAATAACTATTTATTTAACGATGAATCAGCTAAATTATATGAAGAATATACACTAAAAACTTTAGGATATATTCAGCAGTTCTTGTCTAAGAGAAAATTTTATCAAGGAGATAAAATTGAACAAATAAGAAATGATAGACAAAGCGCTAAACTTGATCATATAGATAGAGAACAACCTATTGATAAAGCTTTAGAAGAGTTAAATGAATTGTATATAAAAAATGCAATAGCTTTCCATAACCCTAATTATGTAGCACATTTAAATTGTCCTATCACATTACCTTCTATCGTTGCAGAAATGATTTCAACAACAATAAATACTGCTGTTGAGACTTGGGACCAAAGTACTTCAGCTACTTTTATAGAAGAAGAGGTCATTCGTTGGATTTGTAATGAATTTAAATTTACTCAAGATGCAGATGGAATATTTACAAGTGGAGGCACGCAATCAAATTTTATGGGATTATTAATGGCTCGTGATAATTATGCCTTTGAGAAATTTGGAATAAATATAAAGCAAAACGGCTGGTCTCCAGAAATTAGTAAGTTTAGAATTTTTTGTTCTGAAAAAGCACATTTTAGCATTAAAAAAAATGCAGCTTTATTAGGCATGGGATATGATGCCGTGATTCCTATAAAAGTTGATAGCAAGATGCGAATGAATGTAAATGAATTAGTACTAGCCATAGAAAAAACAAAGCAAGATGGCAATATTCCGATTGCAGTTATAGCAACTTTGGGAACCACAGACTACGGAAGTTTTGACCCAATAAAAACAATCAACAAGATAGCAAAAGAACAAAAAATGTGGTTGCATGTTGATGGTGCTTATGGAGGTTGTTATGTTTTGACAGATACACACAAAGAACTTTTTGAAGGAGTTGAAGAGGCAGATTCTATAACAATTGATTTTCATAAAACGCTATTCCAACCTGTTAGCTGTAGTGCCTTTCTAGCAAAAAATAAAAAAAACTTTCAATACGTGTCTTATTATGCGGATTACTTGAACCCTATTGAAAATAAGGATACCGAGCGTCCTAATTTAATTGAGAAATCAATTCAAACAACCCGTAGGTTCGATGCTTTAAAAGTTTGGTTAACATTAAAAACACTGGGTACTAAAACAATAGTAAGCTACTTAGAGGAGGTACATCATTTGGCAGTAAAAGTTTATGAAGCTATTCATGTTGATAGCGAATTAGAAGCAGCTCATGTTCCAGAACTAAGCACTGTTGTTTTTAGATATAAACATACTGGTATTGAGGAGGGTATTGTTCATGATGCTATTAATTTACACATTAAAAATACACTGTATAAGGCAGGAAGTGCCTCTATAGCTAGTACGAAGTTAAATGGGAATATCTATTTGAAATTTACTTTATTAAATCCTAAGAACACAATAAATAATCTCCTAAATATTTTAGAAATGATAAAATCAACAGGAGAACAATATAGCATTACAAATTAACATATCATGAAAGAAAATACAGTAGTAGATTTTATAGCCATTGGGGTGGGGCCTTTTAATCTAGGATTGGCTTGTTTAACAGCGCCGATTAAAGAAGTAACAGGAATATTTTTAGATAAACAAGAAAAATTTAATTGGCACCCAGGAATGTTGCTCGAAGATACAACTTTGCAGGTTCCATTTATGGCCGATTTAGTTACTTTAGCAGATCCTACGAGTCCGTTTAGTTTTTTAAACTACATAAAAGAGCAAGGAAGAATGTACTCTTTTTACATAAGAGAAAACTTTTTGTTACTAAGAAATGAATATAATCACTATTGTCAATGGGCAATTGAAAAACTACCTAATGTGTATTTTAACACGGAAGTTACACATATAGCTTATGAAGTAAAAGAAGAACTTTATATAGTAACTAGTGTTTGTACTAAAACGGAAAAGGTAAAAGTATATAAAGCTAAAAAAATAATATTAGGTACAGGTACACATCCATATATACCTGAGTGTTGTAAAAAATTAAAAGGAAAAGCAGTTCATTCTTCTCAATACCTAGATCATAAAAAAGAGCTACAGCAGAAAGAAGAGATCACTATTTTGGGTAGTGGACAAAGCGCTGCTGA from Tenacibaculum maritimum NCIMB 2154 includes the following:
- a CDS encoding MGMT family protein, whose protein sequence is MEKETDNFFERVYKIARLIPYGRVTSYGAIAKYLGAVRSARMVGWAMNNSGNHKEEVPAHRVVNRKGLLTGKHHFEGTNLMQQLLESEGIEVIDNQIQNFEEVFWNPSEELL
- a CDS encoding Mrp/NBP35 family ATP-binding protein, encoding MSFKKQDIYKALETITAPGEGKSLVENENITNVVAFGDEIIVDVTINNPTLQAKKKVEVEIIKAIHKHINEQLEVKVNVKVEVATKETPNQIRGKEIPNIQNIIAIASGKGGVGKSTITANTAISLAKMGFKVGVLDADVYGPSQHIMFDVEKERPLSVKVEGRSKMKPVENYGVKLLSLGFFTNPDQAVIWRGPMASKALNQLIFDADWGELDFLLIDLPPGTGDVHLSIVQALPINGAMVVSTPQNIALADAKKGVAMFQQESINVPVLGIVENMAYFTPEELPDNKYYIFGKDGAKNLAEDIHTEFLGEIPLVQSIREAGDVGRPVALQEKTPLETAFANVTKEMVSQLLKRNANLPPTEVVRITTMSGCSTK
- a CDS encoding NifU family protein; this translates as MTTQEIQNNVERALEEIRPFLVSDGGDITLLSIENNKVKVRLEGACSGCSVNQMTLKNGVEATIKKYAPEIEEVINVA
- a CDS encoding NAD(P)/FAD-dependent oxidoreductase, yielding MIKTDILIIGAGPTGLFTVFEAGLLKLKCHLIDALPQPGGQCSEIYPKKPIYDIPAYPEILAGDLTKNLLEQIKQFEPGFTLGERADTIEKQDDGSFIVTTNKGTKHHAPVVAIAGGLGSFEPRKPPIPNITSYEDRGVEYMIREPELYRNKNIVIAGGGDSALDWSIFLTDVAKSVTLVHRRNEFRGALDSVDRVQELKNLGKINLITPAEVKGIIGEEYVSGVVIAEKGREEYTLEVDHFIPLFGLSPKLGPIANWGLEIEKNAIKVNNALDYQTNVPGIYAIGDVNTYPGKLKLILCGFHEATLMCQSAFQRIFPDKKYVMKYTTVGGVEGFDGTKKEAPKAVVKAIQ
- a CDS encoding sterol desaturase family protein — translated: MTIQYYIQELAKDNLAIVALPIFFIAIVLEVIVDRKHHLDLYYGKDTFVSLLMMIFSAVIEFIPKIVAFIAFFYLYEASPLKDVIGRQWWAWVLLFFADDFSYYWFHRLNHQVRLFWAGHIPHHSSVKMNFGTALRQGVGERIHKFFFWLWIPLLGFDPLMIFTMMGVSLIYQFWVHTEMVDKLPRFVEYVFNTPSHHRVHHASNIRYLDCNHAGVLIIWDRIFGTFSEELKALDKPIYGLTVNIETYNPIKVATHEYQAIIKDVLRAEKWSDKLNYIFNAPGWSHDGEDKRSKTLRTKLKERENVG
- a CDS encoding 2Fe-2S iron-sulfur cluster-binding family protein; the protein is MSVDINIKITDRDGVTHDIVAPTDMAMNLMEVVRSYELAPEGTIGICGGMAMCASCQCYVISDHQLPEMGVDEDMMLAEAFYVEDNSRLGCQIQITPEMNGLEVQLAPES
- a CDS encoding flavodoxin; the protein is MSKKIGLIYGSDTGITEEITHAIVDYWDVCELEVIDVQNAKKEDFTNHNILFIGLSTWYDGDLQSDWELYFEEFKTIDFTNKIIAFFGLGDQYGYGEYFIDGVGILAKVVLKNGGKIVGLWPTEGYDFSASKALYNETLFYGLAIDEDNEPELTKSRLTTWLASLKKELIPYLN
- a CDS encoding pyridoxal phosphate-dependent decarboxylase family protein; the encoded protein is MILKEALSLRELSLNNYLFNDESAKLYEEYTLKTLGYIQQFLSKRKFYQGDKIEQIRNDRQSAKLDHIDREQPIDKALEELNELYIKNAIAFHNPNYVAHLNCPITLPSIVAEMISTTINTAVETWDQSTSATFIEEEVIRWICNEFKFTQDADGIFTSGGTQSNFMGLLMARDNYAFEKFGINIKQNGWSPEISKFRIFCSEKAHFSIKKNAALLGMGYDAVIPIKVDSKMRMNVNELVLAIEKTKQDGNIPIAVIATLGTTDYGSFDPIKTINKIAKEQKMWLHVDGAYGGCYVLTDTHKELFEGVEEADSITIDFHKTLFQPVSCSAFLAKNKKNFQYVSYYADYLNPIENKDTERPNLIEKSIQTTRRFDALKVWLTLKTLGTKTIVSYLEEVHHLAVKVYEAIHVDSELEAAHVPELSTVVFRYKHTGIEEGIVHDAINLHIKNTLYKAGSASIASTKLNGNIYLKFTLLNPKNTINNLLNILEMIKSTGEQYSITN